One region of Mucilaginibacter gotjawali genomic DNA includes:
- a CDS encoding alpha/beta fold hydrolase, with translation MEFVLKEENGFSYIDEGEGEVLLLLHGLMGALSNWDRVIEEFRSEYRVIIPILPIYDLPLLTTGVKTLAKFVHKFVKYKKLKDVTLLGNSLGGHVALIYVLAHPEVVKALVLTGSSGLYENAFGGTFPRRGSYDFVKEKVEFTFYDPEVASKELVDDVFRIINDRHSVIRILAMAKSAIRHNMKNDLHKITIPVSLIWGKNDKITPPEVAVEFSQELPDAELHWIDKCGHAPMMERPDEFNTLLKGFLEKIKIRV, from the coding sequence ATGGAGTTCGTGCTTAAAGAGGAAAACGGTTTTAGTTATATCGATGAGGGCGAAGGCGAAGTTTTACTACTATTACACGGCTTAATGGGTGCATTAAGCAACTGGGACAGAGTAATTGAAGAGTTCAGGTCGGAGTACAGGGTCATCATCCCGATATTGCCGATATATGATTTGCCATTGTTAACTACAGGTGTTAAAACCCTTGCAAAATTTGTACATAAATTTGTTAAGTATAAAAAATTAAAGGATGTTACGTTGCTGGGGAATTCGTTGGGAGGCCATGTAGCGTTAATATACGTGCTGGCACACCCCGAGGTAGTGAAAGCATTGGTTTTGACAGGGAGTTCGGGTTTATATGAAAATGCTTTTGGTGGAACTTTTCCGCGCCGGGGCAGTTATGATTTTGTAAAGGAGAAGGTTGAGTTTACCTTTTACGATCCGGAAGTTGCTTCAAAAGAATTAGTTGACGACGTTTTCAGGATAATAAATGACAGGCACAGCGTTATAAGGATACTGGCAATGGCCAAATCGGCTATTCGTCATAACATGAAAAACGACCTGCATAAGATAACGATCCCGGTTTCGCTGATATGGGGAAAAAATGATAAAATTACGCCCCCGGAAGTAGCGGTTGAATTTAGCCAGGAACTGCCGGATGCCGAGTTGCACTGGATCGACAAATGCGGTCACGCACCGATGATGGAACGGCCTGATGAGTTTAATACATTGTTAAAAGGTTTTTTGGAAAAAATAAAAATAAGGGTATAA
- a CDS encoding CBS domain-containing protein has product MTAIELVADVIPPVTTSDTIQKVVDRMVEFRIRHLPIVNEEQFLGLISEDDLIEETDYETNVGALSLSLVNPYVLEGQHVYDVIRAFYEQKLTVLPVLDDKNNYLGLISLGTLTEYFAKLTSVDQPGGIIVLEIDNKNNSLAHMAQIVESDNAQILSSYVRTFPDSTRMEVTLKINKQDISAILSTFLRYEYVIKATFNHSGDINDSKERYDSLMNYLNL; this is encoded by the coding sequence ATGACTGCAATTGAATTAGTTGCTGATGTGATTCCACCGGTTACTACTTCTGATACCATTCAGAAGGTGGTTGACCGGATGGTGGAATTTCGGATCAGGCACCTGCCAATTGTAAACGAAGAGCAGTTTTTAGGCCTTATCTCCGAAGATGACCTGATTGAGGAAACCGATTATGAGACCAACGTGGGCGCCTTGTCGCTGTCATTGGTAAACCCCTATGTGCTGGAAGGCCAGCACGTTTATGATGTGATCAGGGCGTTTTACGAACAGAAGCTTACCGTTTTGCCGGTGCTGGATGATAAAAATAATTATCTGGGCCTTATTTCCCTGGGTACGCTTACTGAATATTTTGCAAAGCTTACCTCTGTTGACCAGCCGGGAGGTATCATCGTACTGGAGATTGATAATAAAAACAATTCGCTGGCGCATATGGCCCAGATCGTAGAGTCAGACAATGCACAAATCCTGAGCAGTTATGTACGCACTTTCCCCGATTCAACGCGGATGGAAGTAACACTTAAAATAAATAAACAAGATATATCAGCCATTTTATCTACTTTTTTAAGATACGAGTACGTCATCAAAGCCACTTTTAATCACAGCGGCGATATTAATGATTCAAAGGAGAGGTACGATTCATTGATGAATTATCTTAATCTTTAG
- a CDS encoding NAD kinase, whose amino-acid sequence MKIAIYGRPFNDPVVLPFIQQVFDNLNLHGVDIYVHHQLHNYLKDNLNTITYNVLDPADNIKGFIDIFLTLGGDGTLLDMVTLIRDSGIPVIGINFGRLGFLASINKSDIESAIQAVVNKQFTLDSRELLSINSYPEVFGVDNFALNDITIHKRDDSAMITTHVFLNGEFLNSYWGDGIIISTATGSTAYSLSCGGPIIYPESKSLVLTPVAPHNLNVRPIVLPDSCTLAFDVESRSSNYLVSCDSRTATIDKTIRFEVKKAGFQLNLIRLNNESYLSTLRNKLLWGLDARNY is encoded by the coding sequence ATGAAAATAGCAATATACGGCAGGCCATTTAATGATCCGGTAGTACTCCCGTTCATACAGCAGGTTTTTGATAACCTCAACCTTCATGGTGTTGACATTTACGTCCATCACCAGTTACACAATTACCTTAAGGACAACCTCAACACCATCACCTACAACGTACTTGACCCGGCAGATAATATCAAAGGCTTTATCGATATTTTTTTAACCCTGGGCGGCGATGGCACTTTGCTGGACATGGTTACCCTTATCCGCGATTCAGGGATCCCTGTTATCGGCATAAATTTTGGCCGGCTTGGTTTTTTAGCCAGCATTAATAAAAGTGATATTGAGAGCGCCATCCAGGCAGTGGTAAACAAGCAGTTTACTTTGGATAGCAGGGAACTGCTCAGTATTAACTCGTATCCGGAGGTTTTTGGCGTTGATAACTTTGCTCTCAATGATATCACTATCCATAAACGGGATGATTCGGCGATGATCACTACCCATGTTTTTTTGAATGGGGAATTTTTAAACTCCTATTGGGGCGATGGTATTATCATTTCAACTGCTACCGGCTCAACGGCCTATTCGTTAAGCTGCGGCGGGCCTATCATTTATCCCGAATCAAAAAGCCTGGTGCTTACGCCGGTTGCCCCCCACAATTTAAATGTGAGGCCCATTGTTTTGCCTGATAGCTGTACGCTGGCTTTTGATGTGGAGAGCCGCAGTTCCAATTATTTGGTTTCCTGCGATTCGCGTACAGCCACTATTGATAAAACCATCCGCTTCGAGGTAAAAAAGGCTGGTTTCCAGCTAAATCTTATCCGTTTAAATAATGAAAGTTACTTATCTACGTTAAGAAACAAACTTTTGTGGGGGCTGGATGCCCGTAATTATTAA
- the porG gene encoding type IX secretion system protein PorG yields the protein MPKFLPFLFLVFLSLSAQAQTWEIGGGIGGAGYMGDLNTSNPLKVSGIAINGFLKRNFDGYLSAKLNYNYGVISADDSKSSNAQFRQRNLSFTTTLSEISVIGEFNFMEYIPQIGKNSFTPYVFLGVAALSFSPSTVYQGQKYDLSSMATEGQKKAYSTSAFSIPYGAGMKYNFTGKFTLGFEIGYRNPNTDYLDDVSGQYYYAAHNTLAEKLSDRSGEKTGVYIGSPGSQRGDGQPRDTYFFTQVTISYTFLTQKCYFH from the coding sequence ATGCCGAAATTTTTACCTTTTCTTTTCCTGGTCTTTTTATCACTCAGCGCGCAGGCCCAAACCTGGGAAATTGGCGGTGGTATTGGCGGGGCCGGCTATATGGGCGACCTTAATACCAGCAACCCGCTAAAGGTAAGTGGCATTGCTATAAATGGCTTTTTAAAACGAAATTTTGATGGCTATCTTTCAGCAAAATTGAACTATAACTACGGGGTCATCAGCGCTGATGACAGTAAATCGTCAAACGCGCAATTCAGGCAGCGGAATTTGAGCTTTACCACCACGCTAAGCGAGATCAGTGTGATCGGTGAGTTTAATTTTATGGAGTACATCCCTCAAATAGGTAAAAATAGTTTTACGCCATATGTTTTCCTTGGTGTTGCGGCGCTTAGCTTTTCACCAAGTACGGTTTACCAGGGTCAAAAGTATGATTTAAGCTCGATGGCTACCGAGGGCCAGAAAAAGGCCTATTCAACCAGTGCATTTTCCATTCCTTACGGGGCCGGTATGAAATACAATTTTACAGGCAAGTTTACCCTTGGTTTTGAGATTGGATACCGTAACCCGAATACCGATTACCTGGATGATGTAAGCGGCCAATACTATTATGCCGCCCATAACACCCTGGCCGAAAAGTTATCCGACCGCTCGGGCGAAAAAACAGGTGTTTACATCGGCTCTCCCGGCTCGCAGCGCGGTGACGGGCAGCCCAGGGATACCTATTTTTTTACACAGGTAACCATCTCCTATACATTTCTCACCCAAAAGTGCTATTTTCATTAA
- a CDS encoding ExbD/TolR family protein — protein sequence MAELNSTPGKSGGRRATRRIPARVDLTAMVDLAFLLITFFILTTVLTKPRVMPLAMPVPGPSGKVPETGTMTVCLGKNNQAIWYMGMAANPLTTPTQAKYGKELDAAIAAKVSEVFKRTGKGLFVIIKPSDHSVYNNLVETIDELHNERVPSYAIAKIAPEDIGFLKSKGIY from the coding sequence ATGGCTGAGCTAAATTCTACTCCCGGAAAATCTGGGGGCCGCCGGGCTACCAGGAGGATCCCTGCCCGTGTTGACCTTACCGCAATGGTCGACCTTGCGTTTTTACTCATTACTTTTTTTATACTGACGACCGTATTAACCAAACCCAGGGTAATGCCGCTGGCCATGCCTGTACCAGGCCCTTCAGGCAAGGTTCCTGAAACCGGAACGATGACGGTTTGCCTGGGCAAAAACAACCAGGCCATTTGGTATATGGGGATGGCGGCAAACCCCTTAACCACGCCAACGCAGGCAAAATATGGTAAAGAGCTGGATGCAGCCATAGCAGCAAAAGTTAGCGAGGTATTTAAAAGAACGGGTAAAGGCTTATTTGTGATCATCAAACCATCCGATCATTCCGTTTATAATAACCTGGTTGAAACGATAGACGAATTACATAATGAACGTGTACCTTCCTATGCTATTGCGAAGATAGCGCCGGAGGATATTGGGTTTTTGAAGAGCAAAGGGATTTATTGA
- a CDS encoding DUF6443 domain-containing protein has product MYRNKIVYITTLLLTGALLQSLGAFAQTTTQNYVQTRSPRTKISSNTVLDSYTSNKDSVSVTIQYMDGLGRPLQTIQQQGSQSGKDIVQPFAIDQLGRDSISFLPYTISSATPGAYQPTALDGGTGYASSAQYQFYQVAGQGYKTTPYPYSVTGFEPSPLNRAVEQGAPGAAWQLSTSGVAGSGHTVKMAYTTNNQTVFNPATLTKNPGSQRVALYTASVNANQTRVLTRTGNTAVYATDQLDVTVSKDENWLSTTDGCLGTVETYKDKEGHVVLKRTYNKKTSTLEMLSTYYVYDDQNELAFVLPPAAKPDSAWAISQVTLDNLCYQYRYDERGRLSQKKLPGRAWEYMVYNTLDQPVATQDSLQRAAKQWIITKYDGAGRPALSGIWTNGNTAITRDSLQNILSTIKTNLWESPITTGTGYSNVAWPTTAFTPLTINYYDGYTGIPGLPAGYSAPAGATTQTLGLLTATKTAVLNNPADMLWTVNYYDDLGRSIKTYKQHYLGGTVNAGNYDAVTTTYNFTNVPTTVTRQHWNTTNASYPVVTIANTYLYDHAGRKLKTWEQITKGNSTPTTKTLLSKIIYNEMGQVMNKYLHSTDSVHFYQGVAYTYNERSWLLTSTAALFAMQLKYNTGTYKQYNGNIAYQYYGTPGALNTSFAYTYDRLNRLTSGISSDNNAERNIGYDMMGNITTLSRLYNNVLIDSLNYNYLAGANATNQLKSVTDLSADASGTGYNPGTGTYVYDANGNLKTDNSKGLNITYNLLNLPNTITGNKTITYTYNAAGEKLRRVSPGTGITDYIEGIQYEDNNSGTSAIAFIQTEEGKAVPLTTGGYDYQYYLGDNLGNTRVTFSTKTSPATAVQTDDYLPFGMEIARNATNPKNEYLYNKKELQEELGEYDYGARFYDPVIGRWTAVDPLAEKSRRFSPYNYVLDNPIRFIDPDGMAADSANKNKPNVAPKKASAATGSYTVTYENGMKYHGKGSYKRAQQSAKEHATEDNPVAKDGIDHTPADNDRQAFKDEDDRINTDEGGHKSSDNYNKRRSPGARYKEEDKRKEADPNKEPDQSPTQSLKPMGGLSPQAKATGTGVAILIGGYEVIKWGAAIFFAPETLGGSIGAASMTP; this is encoded by the coding sequence ATGTACCGTAACAAAATTGTTTATATAACCACCCTGCTGCTGACAGGGGCGCTGCTTCAAAGCCTTGGCGCCTTTGCGCAAACCACCACGCAGAACTATGTGCAAACGCGCAGCCCACGCACCAAAATCAGCAGCAATACGGTGCTTGACAGCTATACCAGCAATAAAGATTCAGTAAGCGTAACCATCCAGTATATGGACGGGCTGGGCCGCCCCCTGCAAACGATACAGCAGCAGGGCTCCCAAAGCGGAAAAGACATTGTACAGCCCTTTGCCATCGACCAGCTCGGTCGCGATTCGATCAGTTTTTTGCCCTATACGATAAGTTCTGCAACACCGGGCGCCTACCAGCCCACGGCGCTGGATGGCGGTACCGGCTATGCCAGCAGCGCCCAGTACCAGTTTTACCAGGTTGCAGGGCAGGGATATAAAACCACGCCGTACCCGTACTCGGTAACCGGCTTTGAACCCTCGCCCTTAAACCGGGCGGTGGAACAAGGGGCGCCAGGCGCCGCCTGGCAACTGAGCACCAGCGGGGTTGCCGGCAGCGGCCACACCGTAAAAATGGCCTATACTACCAATAACCAAACGGTATTTAACCCGGCAACACTTACCAAAAACCCGGGCAGCCAGCGGGTGGCCCTGTATACGGCATCGGTTAATGCAAATCAAACGCGGGTACTTACCCGCACCGGCAATACGGCGGTATACGCTACCGACCAATTGGATGTAACGGTAAGCAAGGACGAAAACTGGCTCTCAACTACTGATGGCTGCCTGGGTACCGTAGAAACCTATAAAGACAAGGAAGGCCATGTGGTACTGAAGCGCACCTATAACAAAAAGACCAGCACACTGGAAATGCTGAGCACCTATTACGTGTACGACGACCAGAATGAGCTGGCCTTTGTGCTGCCGCCCGCGGCTAAGCCGGACTCAGCCTGGGCCATCAGCCAGGTTACGCTGGATAACCTGTGCTACCAGTACCGTTATGATGAGCGGGGAAGGCTGAGCCAGAAGAAGCTGCCCGGCAGGGCATGGGAATATATGGTTTACAATACCCTTGACCAGCCGGTAGCCACGCAGGATAGTTTGCAGCGGGCCGCCAAACAATGGATCATTACCAAATACGACGGGGCGGGGAGGCCGGCACTCAGCGGCATCTGGACCAATGGCAATACGGCTATTACCAGGGACTCCCTGCAAAATATACTCAGCACCATCAAGACTAACCTGTGGGAAAGCCCGATTACAACCGGCACCGGGTATAGCAACGTTGCCTGGCCCACCACCGCTTTTACCCCATTAACCATCAACTATTACGATGGCTATACGGGGATACCGGGTTTGCCGGCAGGGTACAGCGCCCCGGCAGGCGCTACCACCCAAACACTCGGCCTGCTAACGGCAACAAAAACAGCCGTGTTAAATAATCCCGCTGATATGTTGTGGACCGTTAATTATTATGACGACCTGGGCCGCAGCATCAAAACCTATAAACAGCATTACCTGGGCGGTACGGTTAATGCGGGCAATTACGATGCTGTTACCACCACTTATAACTTTACCAACGTACCCACCACAGTCACCCGGCAGCACTGGAACACCACCAACGCCAGTTACCCGGTGGTTACCATTGCCAATACCTACCTGTATGACCATGCAGGAAGGAAGCTGAAAACATGGGAACAGATCACCAAAGGCAACAGCACGCCCACTACCAAAACCCTGCTGTCAAAAATAATCTATAACGAAATGGGGCAGGTAATGAACAAATACCTGCACAGTACCGACAGTGTACACTTTTACCAGGGGGTTGCCTATACCTATAACGAGCGGAGCTGGCTGCTTACCAGCACGGCAGCGTTGTTTGCCATGCAGCTTAAATACAATACCGGCACTTATAAGCAATACAATGGCAATATAGCCTATCAGTACTATGGTACGCCCGGCGCGCTGAATACCAGCTTCGCCTATACCTACGACCGGCTGAACCGGTTGACCTCGGGCATATCCAGCGACAACAATGCCGAGCGCAATATCGGATACGATATGATGGGTAATATCACTACCCTGTCAAGGCTGTATAACAATGTGCTGATTGACAGCCTGAACTATAATTACCTGGCCGGAGCCAATGCCACCAACCAGCTGAAAAGCGTAACGGATCTATCCGCCGATGCCAGCGGTACAGGGTACAACCCGGGTACGGGCACCTATGTGTATGATGCCAATGGCAACCTGAAGACGGATAACAGCAAAGGTTTAAATATTACCTACAACCTGCTTAACCTGCCTAATACTATTACCGGCAATAAAACCATTACCTATACCTATAATGCTGCAGGCGAAAAGCTGCGAAGGGTAAGCCCGGGTACGGGGATAACGGATTATATTGAAGGAATCCAATACGAGGATAACAATAGCGGAACTTCGGCGATAGCTTTTATACAAACCGAAGAGGGGAAGGCGGTACCGCTAACTACGGGCGGGTACGACTACCAATATTACCTGGGCGACAACCTGGGCAATACACGGGTAACTTTTAGCACCAAAACAAGCCCGGCAACGGCTGTACAAACGGATGATTACCTGCCCTTCGGGATGGAGATCGCCCGGAATGCAACCAATCCGAAAAATGAATATCTTTACAATAAAAAAGAGCTGCAGGAGGAGCTTGGTGAATACGATTATGGCGCACGTTTCTACGATCCGGTGATTGGGAGGTGGACGGCGGTTGATCCGTTGGCGGAAAAATCAAGACGGTTTAGTCCGTATAACTATGTTTTAGACAATCCTATTCGATTTATTGATCCTGATGGAATGGCAGCTGATAGTGCTAATAAGAACAAGCCCAATGTTGCGCCAAAAAAAGCTAGCGCCGCCACAGGTTCTTATACTGTTACATATGAAAATGGAATGAAGTATCACGGTAAAGGATCGTATAAAAGAGCACAGCAATCCGCTAAGGAACATGCTACTGAAGACAATCCGGTTGCAAAGGACGGTATAGACCATACACCAGCAGATAATGACAGACAGGCGTTTAAAGACGAAGATGATAGAATTAATACAGATGAGGGAGGACATAAAAGTTCCGATAATTACAATAAAAGAAGGTCGCCTGGTGCAAGATATAAGGAAGAAGATAAAAGGAAAGAAGCTGATCCAAACAAGGAGCCAGATCAAAGCCCAACACAATCTTTAAAACCTATGGGTGGATTAAGTCCGCAAGCTAAAGCTACAGGAACAGGAGTAGCTATACTCATCGGAGGTTATGAAGTTATTAAATGGGGGGCCGCTATATTTTTTGCTCCTGAAACATTGGGCGGATCAATTGGAGCTGCGTCAATGACGCCTTAA